The following proteins come from a genomic window of Flavobacteriaceae bacterium MAR_2010_188:
- a CDS encoding chromosome partitioning protein, ParB family — protein MAKATKKQALGRGLSALLNDPDSDIVTAKDKNADKVIGNIVELHLANIEINPFQPRTNFNEETLRELSSSIRELGVIQPITVRKIDFNKFQLVSGERRLRASKLAGLETIPSYIRIANDQESLEMALVENIQRQDLDPIEIALSYQRLIDEINLTQEEMSERVGKKRSTIANYLRLLKLDPIIQTGMRDGFISMGHGRAIITIENQDSQLNLYEQILSKKLSVRETEALVKDFQNKKNGWAKAKDDQPAYVEAGEKEFSEFFGHKIKVRVSKNGKGSITIPFHSEQDFLRLKKLVEGAK, from the coding sequence ATGGCAAAAGCGACCAAGAAACAAGCATTAGGAAGAGGTCTTTCTGCTTTGCTCAATGACCCAGATTCTGATATAGTAACTGCAAAAGACAAAAATGCCGATAAGGTCATTGGCAATATTGTAGAATTGCACTTGGCAAATATTGAAATAAACCCATTTCAGCCTCGAACTAATTTTAATGAAGAAACCCTAAGAGAACTTTCTAGTTCTATCCGTGAGCTCGGTGTTATTCAACCGATTACGGTTAGGAAAATCGACTTCAATAAATTTCAACTTGTATCTGGGGAGAGAAGATTAAGAGCTTCCAAATTGGCAGGATTAGAAACCATTCCATCATATATCAGAATTGCCAATGATCAGGAGTCATTAGAAATGGCCTTGGTTGAAAATATTCAGAGACAAGATTTAGACCCAATCGAAATCGCGCTTTCTTATCAGAGACTTATCGATGAAATTAATCTCACACAAGAAGAGATGAGCGAACGAGTTGGTAAAAAACGTTCTACAATCGCTAATTACCTTCGACTTCTAAAATTAGACCCAATTATACAAACTGGTATGCGCGATGGATTTATCTCTATGGGGCATGGTAGAGCAATTATAACCATTGAAAACCAGGATTCTCAGCTTAATCTTTACGAACAGATTCTGTCTAAAAAACTGTCTGTAAGAGAGACAGAAGCCTTGGTAAAAGATTTTCAGAATAAAAAGAATGGGTGGGCAAAAGCTAAAGATGATCAGCCCGCTTACGTTGAAGCTGGTGAGAAGGAGTTTTCAGAATTCTTTGGCCATAAAATAAAAGTGAGGGTTTCTAAAAATGGGAAAGGCAGCATTACCATACCTTTTCATTCAGAACAAGATTTTCTTAGGCTCAAAAAATTAGTAGAGGGTGCTAAATAA